The Camelus bactrianus isolate YW-2024 breed Bactrian camel chromosome 12, ASM4877302v1, whole genome shotgun sequence genome includes a window with the following:
- the TSPAN31 gene encoding tetraspanin-31 isoform X3, whose product MVCGGFACSKNALCALNVVYMLVGLLLIGVAAWAKGLGLVSSIHIVGGVIAVGVFLLLIAVAGLTDVINASWWVMSNKTRDELERSFDCCGLFNLTALDQQDYAFCTAICKSRSPTCQMCGEKLLKHSDEALKILGGVGLFFSFTEILGVWLAMRFRNQKDPRANPSAFL is encoded by the exons ATGGTTTGCGGAGGATTTGCCTGCTCCAAGAATGCGCTGTGCGCGCTCAACGTGGTCTACATG CTGGTAGGCTTGTTGCTCATTGGAGTGGCTGCCTGGGCTAAGGGCCTTGGTCTCGTATCCAGCATACACATCGTCGGAGGAGTCATTGCTGTGGGAGTCTTCCTTCTTCTCATCGCGGTAGCTGGACTG ACAGATGTCATTAATGCTTCTTGGTGGGTCATGAGCAATAAGACCCGGGATGAACTGGAAAGAAGTTTTGATTGCTGTGGCTTGTTCAACCTCACAGCCCTGGATCAACAAGATTACGCTTTCTGCACTGCA ATCTGCAAGAGCAGGAGCCCCACATGCCAGATGTGTGGCGAAAAGCTTCTTAAGCACTCAGATGAAGCCCTGAAAATTCTGGGGGGTGTTGGACTCTTCTTCAGCTTCACAGAG ATCCTTGGTGTTTGGCTAGCGATGAGATTTCGGAATCAGAAAGATCCTCGAGCCAACCCCAGTGCCTTTCTATGA
- the TSPAN31 gene encoding tetraspanin-31 isoform X1 → MVCGGFACSKNALCALNVVYMLVGLLLIGVAAWAKGLGLVSSIHIVGGVIAVGVFLLLIAVAGLVGAINHHQVLLFFYMIILGLVFVFQFVISCSCLAINLSKQTDVINASWWVMSNKTRDELERSFDCCGLFNLTALDQQDYAFCTAICKSRSPTCQMCGEKLLKHSDEALKILGGVGLFFSFTEILGVWLAMRFRNQKDPRANPSAFL, encoded by the exons ATGGTTTGCGGAGGATTTGCCTGCTCCAAGAATGCGCTGTGCGCGCTCAACGTGGTCTACATG CTGGTAGGCTTGTTGCTCATTGGAGTGGCTGCCTGGGCTAAGGGCCTTGGTCTCGTATCCAGCATACACATCGTCGGAGGAGTCATTGCTGTGGGAGTCTTCCTTCTTCTCATCGCGGTAGCTGGACTGGTGGGTGCTATCAACCACCACCAAGTACTGCTATTCTTT TACATGATCATCCTTGGTTTGGTCTTCGTCTTCCAGTTTGTAATCTCTTGCTCATGTCTGGCTATTAACCTAAGTAAACAG ACAGATGTCATTAATGCTTCTTGGTGGGTCATGAGCAATAAGACCCGGGATGAACTGGAAAGAAGTTTTGATTGCTGTGGCTTGTTCAACCTCACAGCCCTGGATCAACAAGATTACGCTTTCTGCACTGCA ATCTGCAAGAGCAGGAGCCCCACATGCCAGATGTGTGGCGAAAAGCTTCTTAAGCACTCAGATGAAGCCCTGAAAATTCTGGGGGGTGTTGGACTCTTCTTCAGCTTCACAGAG ATCCTTGGTGTTTGGCTAGCGATGAGATTTCGGAATCAGAAAGATCCTCGAGCCAACCCCAGTGCCTTTCTATGA
- the TSPAN31 gene encoding tetraspanin-31 isoform X2 has product MIILGLVFVFQFVISCSCLAINLSKQTDVINASWWVMSNKTRDELERSFDCCGLFNLTALDQQDYAFCTAICKSRSPTCQMCGEKLLKHSDEALKILGGVGLFFSFTEILGVWLAMRFRNQKDPRANPSAFL; this is encoded by the exons ATGATCATCCTTGGTTTGGTCTTCGTCTTCCAGTTTGTAATCTCTTGCTCATGTCTGGCTATTAACCTAAGTAAACAG ACAGATGTCATTAATGCTTCTTGGTGGGTCATGAGCAATAAGACCCGGGATGAACTGGAAAGAAGTTTTGATTGCTGTGGCTTGTTCAACCTCACAGCCCTGGATCAACAAGATTACGCTTTCTGCACTGCA ATCTGCAAGAGCAGGAGCCCCACATGCCAGATGTGTGGCGAAAAGCTTCTTAAGCACTCAGATGAAGCCCTGAAAATTCTGGGGGGTGTTGGACTCTTCTTCAGCTTCACAGAG ATCCTTGGTGTTTGGCTAGCGATGAGATTTCGGAATCAGAAAGATCCTCGAGCCAACCCCAGTGCCTTTCTATGA
- the CDK4 gene encoding cyclin-dependent kinase 4, which translates to MTTPRYEPVAEIGVGAYGTVYKARDPHSGHFVALKSVRVPNGGGSGGGLPISTVREVALLRRLEAFEHPNVVRLMDVCATARTDRETKVTLVFEHVDQDLRTYLDKAPPPGLPVETIKDLMRQFLRGLDFLHANCIVHRDLKPENILVTSGGTVKLADFGLARIYSYQMALTPVVVTLWYRAPEVLLQSTYATPVDMWSVGCIFAEMFRRKPLFCGNSEADQLGKIFDLIGLPPEDDWPRDVSLPRGAFSPRGPRPVQSVVPEMEESGAQLLLEMLTFNPHKRISAFRALQHSYLHKAEGNPE; encoded by the exons ATGACTACCCCTCGATATGAGCCAGTGGCTGAGATTGGTGTTGGTGCCTATGGGACGGTGTACAAAGCCCGTGATCCCCACAGTGGCCACTTTGTGGCCCTCAAGAGCGTTAGAGTTCCCAATGGAGGAGGCTCTGGAGGGGGCCTGCCCATCAGCACAGTTCGTGAGGTGGCCTTACTGCGGCGCCTGGAGGCTTTTGAGCATCCCAATGTTGTACG GCTGATGGACGTCTGTGCCACAGCCCGAACTGACCGGGAAACCAAAGTGACCCTGGTATTTGAGCATGTGGACCAAGACCTAAGGACATATCTGGACAAGGCACCCCCACCAGGCTTGCCAGTGGAGACCATCAAG GATCTGATGCGCCAGTTCCTAAGAGGCCTAGATTTCCTTCATGCCAACTGCATTGTTCACCGAGACCTGAAGCCAGAGAACATTCTGGTGACGAGTGGTGGGACAGTCAAGCTGGCTGACTTTGGCCTGGCCAGGATCTACAGCTACCAGATGGCACTTACACCTGTG GTGGTTACACTCTGGTACCGTGCTCCGGAAGTTCTTCTGCAGTCTACGTATGCAACACCTGTGGACATGTGGAGCGTTGGCTGTATCTTTGCAGAGATGTTTCGTCGAAA GCCTCTGTTCTGTGGAAACTCTGAAGCTGACCAGTTAGGCAAAATCTTTGA CCTGATTGGGCTGCCCCCAGAGGATGACTGGCCCCGAGATGTGTCTCTGCCCCGAGGAGCCTTTTCCCCCAGAGGACCGCGCCCAGTGCAGTCAGTGGTTCCTGAGATGGAGGAGTCTGGAGCACAGCTGCTGCTG GAGATGCTGACTTTTAACCCACACAAGCGAATCTCTGCCTTCCGAGCCCTGCAGCACTCTTATCTACATAAGGCAGAAGGTAACCCAGAGTGA
- the MARCHF9 gene encoding E3 ubiquitin-protein ligase MARCHF9, which produces MGSLGILFPSALEREVHLLLTHLHHLGPLHSSVFHIPILHSLSLPGAPASLTTHLPSPRAHPSTPPLTHLFSYPCAHSPSLATPLPPPSPGLAHSPPPLGTPARAGQGGDAQPRPLLLLSPSPPRPSLHPSPAPRLPPRPPARRSGGVSAAAAAAGRSRHLPPPSARAEPSRSREPERDWGQEDDDGGLPRLRRTGARNPGGPARSGPGPAGRGTLSPPPRPLPRPWLPAPPPPGRQPFRPRKPRSSGGGSSERLLQAPKTPTGLGSRARDPFPALSSPFPPPPESSPCTPPPAPGARTMLKSRLRMFLNELKLLVLTGGGRPRAEPQPRGGGGGGCGWAPFAGCSTRDGDGDEEEYYGSEPRVRGLAGDKEPRAGPPPPPAPPLPPPGALDALSLSSSLDSGLRTPQCRICFQGPEQGELLNPCRCDGSVRCTHQPCLIRWISERGSWSCELCYFKYQVLAISTKNPLQWQAISLTVIEKVQIAAIVLGSLFLVASISWLIWSSLSPSAKWQRQDLLFQICYGMYGFMDVVCIGLIVHEGSSVYRIFKRWQAVNQQWKVLNYDKTKDIGGDAGGGTAGKPGPRTSRTGPPSGATSRPPAAQRMRTLLPQRCGYTILHLLGQLRPPDARSSSHSGREVVMRVTTV; this is translated from the exons ATGGGCTCCCTTGGAATTCTTTTTCCCTCAGCACTGGAAAGGGAAG TCCATCTCTTGCTCACTCACCTCCATCACCTCGGACCGTTGCATAGCTCTGTCTTTCACATTCCCATTTTGcacagcctctccctccctggtGCACCTGCGTCTTTGACCACTCACCTTCCATCCCCACGAGCtcacccctccacacccccattgACACACCTATTCTCCTACCCGTGTGCACACTCCCCTTCCTTGgccactcccctccctccaccgTCCCCCGGGCTGGCACACTCGCCCCCGCCTCTGGGGACACCTGCTCGTGCGGGGCAGGGCGGGGATGCGCAGCCGCGGCCActtctcctcctttccccctccccgccccgcccctccctccatccctcaccGGCTCCCCggctcccgccccgcccgcccgcccgccgctcCGGGGGGgtctccgccgccgccgccgccgccggaagGAGCCGCCATTTGCCACCTCCGAGCGcacgggccgagccgagccggaGCCGGGAGCCGGAGCGGGACTGGGGCCAGGAGGACGACGATGGGGGGCTGCCCCGCCTCAGGAGGACCGGGGCGCGTAACCCCGGGGGCCCGGCCCGCTCCGGACCCGGACCCGCGGGGCGCGGCACCCtaagcccccctccccgccccctgccccgaCCATGGctgcccgccccgccgcccccgggCCGCCAGCCCTTTCGGCCCCGCAAGCCCCGGAGCTCCGGCGGTGGCAGCAGTGAACGGCTCTTGCAGGCCCCGAAGACCCCGACTGGGCTTGGCTCTCGAGCGCGCGACCCCTTCCCGGCCttgtcctctcccttccccccgcCTCCCGAGAGCTCCCCGTGCACGCCGCCCCCTGCCCCCGGCGCCCGGACGATGCTCAAGTCTCGGCTCCGCATGTTCCTGAACGAGCTGAAGCTGCTGGTGCTGACGGGCGGGGGGCGGCCCCGGGCCGAGCCGCAGCcccgggggggcgggggaggcggcTGCGGCTGGGCGCCCTTCGCCGGCTGCTCGACCCGGGACGGCGACGGCGACGAAGAGGAGTACTACGGGTCGGAGCCGCGGGTCCGGGGCCTGGCCGGCGACAAGGAGCCGCGGGCCGGacccccgccgccgcccgcgccgccgctgccgcccccGGGCGCCCTGGACGCCCTGTCTCTCAGCAGCAGCCTGGACAGCGGGCTCCGAACTCCCCAGTGCAGAATCTGCTTCCAGGGACCGGAACAG GGGGAGCTCCTGAACCCCTGCCGCTGTGACGGCTCAGTGCGCTGCACACACCAGCCCTGCCTCATCCGCTGGATCAGCGAGAGGGGCTCCTGGAGCTGTGAGCTCTGCTACTTCAAGTACCAGGTCCTGGCGATCAGCACCAAGAACCCCCTGCAG TGGCAGGCCATCTCTCTGACGGTCATTGAGAAGGTCCAGATTGCAGCCATAgtcctgggctctctgttcctCGTTGCCAGCATCTCCTGGCTCATCTGGTCTTCACTCAGCCCTTCAGCCAAGTGGCAACGGCAAGATCTGCTCTTTCAGATCTGCTACGGCATGTACGGCTTCATGGATGTCGTCTGCATAG GCCTGATCGTCCACGAAGGCTCTTCTGTCTACCGTATCTTCAAGCGTTGGCAGGCAGTGAACCAGCAGTGGAAGGTCCTGAATTATGACAAAACCAAGGACATAGGAGGAGATGCAGGGGGAGGGACGGCAGGGAAGCCGGGCCCCAGGACCTCACGGACGGGCCCCCCCTCTGGGGCCACCAGCCGCCCCCCGGCTGCCCAGCGCATGCGGACGCTCTTGCCTCAGCGCTGTGGTTACACAATCCTGCATCTCCTTGGACAGCTGCGGCCACCAGATGCCCGTTCCAGTTCCCATTCTGGCCGCGAGGTTGTCATGAGGGTCACTACGGTCTGA